One genomic segment of Blattabacterium sp. (Blaberus giganteus) includes these proteins:
- a CDS encoding hotdog fold thioesterase: MKKKNQELLNELNNFKKNTLINIMQIQFIFLSPKLDTLIAKMPITYKTLQPFGYHHGGATIILAESVGSSISFINIRNEKKNNLNVFSIEISANHVRSIKKGILFAKAKIFHKGNILHFVRVNIYDEKKNIISFCKLTNIIIIKNKDVNKN; the protein is encoded by the coding sequence ATGAAAAAAAAAAATCAAGAATTATTAAATGAATTAAATAATTTTAAGAAAAACACATTGATAAACATAATGCAAATTCAATTTATTTTTTTATCTCCTAAATTGGATACATTAATAGCAAAAATGCCTATAACCTATAAAACACTTCAACCTTTTGGATATCACCATGGAGGTGCTACTATAATTTTAGCTGAAAGCGTTGGAAGTTCTATTTCTTTTATAAATATTAGAAATGAAAAAAAAAATAATTTGAATGTTTTTAGTATTGAAATTTCTGCAAATCATGTTAGATCCATAAAAAAAGGAATTTTATTTGCCAAAGCTAAAATTTTTCATAAAGGAAACATTTTACATTTTGTTAGAGTTAACATTTATGATGAAAAAAAAAACATTATTAGTTTTTGCAAATTAACTAATATTATAATTATTAAAAATAAAGATGTCAACAAAAATTAG
- a CDS encoding chorismate-binding protein, translating into MSTKISVFSLYKKIIKNYYNQNNFVIFKKPYDKKIFFYSHCNRCNCDYVSEKFFLIKSFNHDHTIKIYPEKIYCVDIKNKKGNIFSSFWERNSFFLTYSYKYKNLIKKAIENIKKGIFEKVVLSRSVKIPFSHFYFRKTFLKLIYTYPNALISLWYDSHYGFWIGCTPELLMKCYNKELKISALAGTIWGSISKWTIKEIEEHKIVIRYIIHLLKFYKGSIYIGDTKVIKIGHLKHLETPIYFYFYEKPDYYEILNRLHPTPSICGYPKKKSLYFIHENEGFKRNFYTGYIGIVNNNNMELYLHLRCVRIKESKKEMTLYAGSGITIDSNIHQEYMETENKMKNILSQLIFK; encoded by the coding sequence ATGTCAACAAAAATTAGTGTTTTTTCTTTATATAAAAAAATTATAAAAAATTATTATAACCAAAATAATTTCGTTATTTTTAAAAAACCTTATGATAAAAAAATATTTTTTTATTCTCACTGCAATCGGTGTAACTGTGATTATGTTAGTGAAAAATTTTTTTTAATTAAAAGTTTTAATCACGATCATACTATAAAAATATATCCAGAAAAAATTTATTGTGTAGATATAAAAAATAAAAAAGGAAATATTTTTTCTTCTTTCTGGGAAAGAAATTCTTTCTTTTTAACATATTCTTATAAATATAAAAATTTAATAAAAAAAGCTATTGAAAATATAAAAAAAGGAATTTTTGAAAAAGTTGTTTTATCCAGATCTGTAAAAATTCCCTTTAGTCATTTTTATTTTAGAAAAACATTTTTAAAATTAATTTATACTTATCCCAATGCTTTAATTAGTCTTTGGTATGATTCCCATTATGGATTTTGGATTGGATGTACTCCCGAATTACTTATGAAATGTTATAATAAAGAGTTAAAAATTTCAGCTTTAGCAGGAACTATTTGGGGATCCATTAGTAAATGGACAATAAAAGAAATAGAAGAACATAAAATTGTAATAAGATATATTATTCATCTTTTGAAATTTTATAAAGGTTCTATTTATATAGGAGATACTAAAGTTATAAAAATTGGTCATTTAAAACATTTAGAAACTCCAATTTATTTTTATTTTTATGAGAAGCCTGATTATTATGAAATATTAAACAGGTTGCATCCAACCCCTTCTATCTGTGGTTATCCAAAAAAAAAATCTTTATATTTTATTCATGAAAATGAAGGATTTAAAAGAAATTTCTATACAGGTTATATTGGAATTGTTAATAACAACAACATGGAATTATATCTTCATTTAAGATGTGTAAGAATAAAAGAAAGTAAAAAAGAAATGACTTTATATGCCGGTAGTGGTATTACTATAGATAGCAACATCCATCAAGAATATATGGAAACAGAAAATAAAATGAAAAATATTCTTTCTCAACTTATTTTTAAATAA